The following are encoded together in the Bacteroidota bacterium genome:
- a CDS encoding molybdopterin molybdotransferase MoeA, which produces MIEVKEAIEILKSNLSTLPNEKVIVPKALGKYIAEDIISPMNVPSFDNSAMDGYAISFVENNSQYYLESTRSVAAGDTATHVLQPGKAMRIFTGAPIPKGADTVVQQELVSLQNGTISVDLNLLQQGSHIRYQGTQCKAGQVIVKSGTFVNAGVIALLSSVGITEINVVRKPRVGLVVTGNELVQPGNPLKSGQVYNSNEGAVFAFLQSMGIPCYVSNTVKDDSQELTLIVRNAIQEYDVLILTGGISVGDFDFTYNALSANKVETLLYKVKQKPGKPLYVGKKGNTLIFALPGNPAAVISCFNQYVKPSLKMMMGGVDAFAPSCLLPLALDWTKNTNLTTFLKAKVSDNKVEILKGQDSFDLQAFGEANALIMVYENEMAKQKGDLVEVYYL; this is translated from the coding sequence ATGATAGAGGTTAAAGAGGCAATAGAAATATTGAAAAGTAACTTAAGCACATTGCCTAACGAGAAGGTAATTGTCCCTAAGGCATTAGGGAAGTATATTGCCGAAGACATTATTTCTCCTATGAATGTTCCGTCTTTTGATAACTCAGCAATGGATGGATATGCAATCAGTTTTGTAGAAAATAATAGTCAATATTATTTGGAATCTACCCGTTCGGTTGCCGCAGGAGATACAGCAACTCATGTTTTGCAACCGGGGAAAGCAATGCGCATTTTTACGGGAGCACCTATTCCCAAAGGCGCAGATACCGTGGTGCAACAAGAGTTAGTTTCATTGCAAAATGGGACAATCTCTGTGGATTTGAACTTGTTGCAACAAGGCAGTCACATTCGTTATCAAGGAACGCAGTGTAAGGCGGGGCAAGTCATTGTAAAATCTGGCACTTTCGTGAATGCAGGGGTGATTGCATTGTTGAGTTCTGTGGGTATAACTGAAATAAATGTTGTACGTAAACCGAGAGTAGGACTTGTTGTAACAGGGAATGAATTAGTTCAACCCGGTAATCCTCTCAAGTCGGGTCAGGTTTATAATTCTAATGAGGGTGCTGTGTTTGCTTTTCTTCAATCTATGGGAATACCTTGCTATGTCTCAAATACAGTCAAGGATGATAGCCAAGAATTAACTTTGATTGTAAGAAATGCTATACAGGAGTATGACGTGCTTATTCTTACAGGCGGTATTTCGGTGGGAGACTTTGATTTTACGTATAATGCTTTGTCTGCAAATAAAGTTGAAACACTGCTATATAAAGTAAAGCAAAAGCCAGGCAAGCCTTTGTATGTTGGGAAAAAGGGAAATACCCTAATCTTTGCGTTGCCAGGGAATCCGGCAGCCGTGATTTCATGCTTTAACCAATACGTCAAACCAAGCTTAAAAATGATGATGGGGGGGGTGGATGCTTTCGCTCCATCATGTTTGTTGCCGCTTGCGCTTGATTGGACTAAAAACACAAATTTAACAACCTTTCTGAAGGCTAAGGTGTCAGATAATAAAGTGGAAATTTTGAAAGGTCAAGATTCTTTTGATCTGCAAGCATTTGGAGAGGCTAATGCGTTGATTATGGTGTATGAAAACGAGATGGCAAAACAAAAGGGAGACTTAGTAGAGGTGTATTATTTGTAG
- the narI gene encoding respiratory nitrate reductase subunit gamma: protein MINYLLFAVLPYVSLAIFIIGSIYRYKSRGFSVSSISSQFLEGKRLFWGSQPFHWGLFILFFGHLIAFLFPRAVLAWNGEPVRLLILEITAFSFGLSAFVGVILLVQRRLTNRRIQIVTSKMDVIVFVILLVQIISGLLVAYHNRWGSSWFAAFLTPYLRSVFVFDPQIDAIASVNSWSLKIHVVSAFSLIAFIPFTRFMHFLVYPLDYLWRNYQQVIWNWNRKAIRTSRAHSFGKKSNNN, encoded by the coding sequence ATGATAAACTATCTATTATTTGCTGTTCTGCCTTATGTATCGCTTGCGATATTTATCATCGGTTCTATATACCGTTATAAAAGCAGAGGGTTTTCAGTTTCTTCCATTTCATCTCAGTTTCTGGAAGGCAAAAGGCTGTTTTGGGGAAGTCAACCGTTTCACTGGGGACTTTTCATTTTATTTTTCGGGCACTTGATTGCTTTTTTGTTTCCAAGAGCAGTTTTGGCATGGAATGGAGAGCCCGTCCGATTGTTGATACTTGAAATAACCGCATTCTCTTTCGGTTTGAGCGCCTTTGTGGGTGTGATTTTGTTGGTACAAAGACGTCTTACTAACCGTAGAATCCAAATAGTAACCAGCAAAATGGATGTAATAGTGTTTGTCATTCTGCTTGTTCAAATCATTTCAGGATTGTTGGTAGCCTATCACAACCGATGGGGTTCCTCATGGTTTGCTGCTTTTCTTACTCCTTATTTGCGCTCTGTTTTTGTATTTGATCCTCAGATTGATGCCATTGCAAGTGTGAACTCATGGTCTCTCAAAATTCACGTTGTGTCAGCTTTCTCGCTGATTGCCTTTATTCCATTCACTAGATTTATGCACTTCTTGGTATATCCTCTGGATTACCTCTGGAGAAACTATCAGCAAGTAATTTGGAATTGGAACAGAAAAGCAATTCGCACTTCGCGGGCACACTCTTTCGGCAAGAAATCTAATAACAATTGA
- a CDS encoding sulfatase-like hydrolase/transferase: MLLLYICISQTIRMNAKTPRLSMQHLRFIFLVGVLTFVLFNIARLSLIGLTGVLDSDSIRIILFSIIKNGLPFDFFVIAFYSAIPVLLFLISLWTAKGGIQKTLFKATIWYYIFSLPVIIILTIADIPYFLFFKNKLTESAFQWMDNPRIVSEMLLENNFHLALFAVALAICAFTIWLLHRKGFGDIRNCQNFTTHKSLIPKVFVSIGLITLTFLGMRGRIDHPLKEGDAFFSDNVIINQLALNPIFTLIKSYEAKADLMDDQEAITLTKTYLNIQSAIDSISPITRYKNYQATGFTPNVVLVIMESMSAAYMEFGGDTSGLTPHLNSLSKAGIMHNKMYSAGIHTNNGVFSTLYGFPAIKRTRPMGTVPLRRYSGIPFILKQNGYSTYFFTTHDKSFDNLGSFLPFNSFDKIYSQNDYDRNALVGPFGVADDYLFKYAVKTLTAQSSPFFTTILTSSNHDPYIIPKSFPLKYHEKSLDAVHYADWSIGQFMNECSRQPWYANTIFMFIADHGLNIGTQISGFALNYHHIPFIIYQPGKIESKQVNSYLQQSDVFPYLMSLLKLSYLNNTLGAAPDQVERDMIYFSSDDKLSALNDEWLYIYYYSGSEYLYKRSEANSKNYIREQSEIATKLRKYAFSQTQTADWLFRMNKTHVE, from the coding sequence ATGCTTCTGTTATACATTTGCATTTCTCAAACTATCAGGATGAACGCAAAAACTCCACGTCTTTCAATGCAGCATTTACGATTCATTTTTCTAGTGGGAGTGCTAACTTTTGTACTGTTTAACATAGCCCGCCTCTCATTAATTGGTTTGACGGGTGTTCTCGATTCAGATAGTATTAGAATTATTTTGTTTTCGATTATCAAAAACGGACTTCCTTTTGATTTTTTTGTTATTGCATTTTATAGTGCCATTCCTGTGTTGCTGTTTCTGATTTCGCTATGGACTGCAAAAGGAGGAATTCAAAAAACTCTATTTAAAGCTACGATTTGGTATTACATCTTCAGCTTGCCCGTTATCATCATTTTGACGATTGCGGACATTCCATATTTTTTATTTTTCAAGAATAAACTAACTGAGTCTGCATTTCAATGGATGGACAATCCGCGCATAGTGTCTGAAATGTTACTTGAGAACAACTTCCATTTGGCATTATTTGCAGTTGCATTAGCTATTTGTGCGTTTACAATTTGGTTGTTACACAGAAAAGGCTTCGGAGACATACGCAACTGTCAAAATTTCACTACTCACAAATCTCTAATACCCAAAGTATTTGTTAGTATAGGGTTGATAACGCTTACTTTCCTGGGGATGCGCGGGCGTATTGACCATCCTCTAAAAGAAGGGGATGCTTTTTTTTCAGACAATGTCATTATTAATCAGCTTGCACTTAACCCTATTTTCACTTTGATTAAAAGCTATGAGGCAAAAGCTGATTTGATGGATGACCAAGAAGCCATTACGCTCACAAAAACATATTTGAACATTCAATCCGCTATCGATAGTATTTCTCCAATCACACGATATAAGAACTATCAAGCAACCGGCTTCACACCCAACGTAGTGCTGGTGATTATGGAAAGCATGAGTGCTGCTTATATGGAATTTGGAGGGGACACTTCGGGACTAACTCCCCACCTTAATAGTTTGAGCAAAGCCGGAATCATGCACAACAAAATGTATAGTGCCGGAATTCACACTAATAATGGTGTTTTTTCTACCCTTTATGGTTTTCCTGCAATCAAGAGAACTCGCCCTATGGGCACTGTCCCACTGAGGAGATATAGCGGAATCCCATTCATTTTAAAACAGAACGGCTATTCAACCTATTTTTTCACCACACATGACAAGAGTTTCGACAATCTGGGTTCATTCTTGCCTTTTAACTCATTTGACAAAATATACAGCCAAAACGACTATGATCGCAATGCACTTGTGGGACCGTTTGGAGTAGCAGATGACTACCTGTTTAAGTATGCAGTCAAAACCCTGACCGCTCAATCCTCTCCTTTTTTTACTACCATTTTAACCAGTTCTAACCACGACCCTTATATTATTCCAAAATCATTTCCACTCAAATACCATGAAAAAAGTTTAGATGCTGTTCATTATGCAGATTGGTCAATAGGACAATTTATGAATGAATGCAGCCGGCAACCGTGGTATGCAAACACTATATTTATGTTTATAGCCGATCACGGGCTGAATATAGGGACTCAGATTTCGGGTTTTGCACTCAACTATCATCACATTCCTTTCATTATTTATCAACCCGGCAAAATAGAATCCAAGCAAGTAAATTCATACCTGCAACAATCCGATGTTTTTCCATATCTGATGTCGCTTTTAAAACTTTCCTACCTCAATAACACATTGGGTGCAGCACCCGATCAGGTGGAAAGAGATATGATTTATTTTTCGTCTGATGACAAACTAAGTGCGCTAAATGACGAATGGCTCTACATTTATTATTATTCAGGCAGTGAGTATTTATACAAAAGGTCAGAAGCTAACAGTAAAAATTATATCCGAGAACAGTCTGAAATTGCAACAAAGTTGAGAAAATATGCATTTTCACAAACACAGACCGCTGATTGGCTATTCAGGATGAACAAAACTCATGTGGAATGA
- a CDS encoding MFS transporter produces the protein MKPHRILFLNFLAFTVCFAAWMINGVLVTYLTNNGIFKWSTEQIGWLLGVPVLVGSVLRLPVGMLTDKFGGRWMMTIILILSAVPMYLLSFADSYGMFLLLSFCFGLAGSSFAVGVAYVSLWYPKEKQGTALGIFGAGNVGAAVTTMFAPGLLNRLTQNNTNLDAWRTLPQFYAGLLIVIALIFFIFTINKKPEIVKTFAQRFAPLKELRVWRFGLYYFFVFGSFVALSQWLIPYFVNVYALTIVAAGLMTTAFNLPAGLIRIVGGVLSDKVGARVVLYWVFGVCIVCLIFLFPPRVEIQTPGQGIMAAKAGLVDSVSGSEIVIVDELNKVDKMAYPLRSKEDHIAIRFGIHHDKEGFLPLPSTLVWHEPQVKAGEHINKGQLLAKGVTMIYFQANKWIFTTLVFIIGIMMGIGGAAVFKHISNYYPNDVGTVGGIVGVLGGLGGFVDPIIFGYLLKMTGVWTSSWVFLLVIALICIVLMRLAIKHVVVSHNFAVPKEAMKQ, from the coding sequence ATGAAGCCACATCGCATTTTATTTCTGAATTTTCTTGCATTCACAGTTTGTTTTGCAGCATGGATGATTAATGGCGTACTTGTTACGTATCTTACTAACAATGGTATTTTTAAATGGAGTACAGAGCAAATTGGCTGGTTGTTGGGTGTGCCCGTTTTAGTAGGTTCCGTTCTAAGGTTGCCTGTAGGTATGTTGACGGATAAATTTGGCGGACGCTGGATGATGACAATAATCCTGATTTTGAGTGCTGTCCCAATGTATTTATTATCTTTTGCCGACAGCTACGGGATGTTCTTGTTGCTTAGTTTCTGTTTTGGACTTGCAGGTAGCTCTTTTGCAGTAGGTGTAGCTTATGTATCCTTGTGGTACCCAAAAGAGAAGCAAGGTACAGCATTGGGAATCTTTGGTGCAGGTAACGTGGGAGCCGCTGTTACTACTATGTTTGCTCCGGGGTTGTTGAATCGGCTTACACAAAACAATACAAACCTTGATGCTTGGCGTACTTTGCCTCAGTTTTATGCCGGTTTGTTAATTGTGATTGCCTTGATTTTTTTCATTTTTACTATCAATAAGAAACCTGAAATTGTCAAAACTTTTGCTCAACGTTTTGCTCCACTAAAAGAGCTAAGAGTTTGGCGGTTTGGGTTGTATTATTTCTTTGTTTTTGGAAGTTTTGTGGCATTGTCGCAGTGGTTAATTCCCTATTTTGTTAATGTATATGCTTTGACCATTGTAGCTGCAGGCTTAATGACAACGGCTTTTAACTTGCCTGCCGGTTTGATACGAATTGTAGGAGGAGTTTTGTCTGACAAAGTAGGAGCAAGGGTGGTTTTGTATTGGGTGTTTGGGGTATGTATTGTCTGTTTGATTTTTCTTTTTCCGCCAAGGGTAGAAATTCAGACACCGGGTCAAGGAATTATGGCTGCAAAAGCAGGGTTGGTGGATTCGGTTTCGGGTTCTGAAATTGTTATTGTTGATGAACTGAACAAGGTTGATAAAATGGCTTATCCTTTGCGCTCAAAGGAAGATCACATTGCCATTCGCTTTGGTATTCATCATGATAAGGAAGGTTTTTTACCCTTACCTTCAACTCTTGTTTGGCATGAACCTCAAGTCAAAGCCGGAGAACATATTAACAAAGGACAATTGCTTGCCAAAGGGGTTACCATGATATATTTTCAAGCTAATAAATGGATATTTACAACTCTTGTATTCATCATCGGTATCATGATGGGAATTGGCGGAGCTGCCGTTTTTAAACATATTTCAAACTATTATCCCAATGATGTGGGAACTGTGGGTGGAATTGTTGGGGTGCTTGGGGGCTTAGGCGGATTTGTTGACCCTATTATTTTTGGGTATTTATTAAAAATGACAGGAGTATGGACTTCTTCTTGGGTGTTTTTATTGGTGATTGCACTTATATGCATAGTTTTAATGCGACTTGCAATCAAACACGTAGTTGTTTCGCATAACTTTGCCGTACCAAAGGAAGCAATGAAACAATGA
- a CDS encoding acyloxyacyl hydrolase — translation MIKKACISIVNLFVFFSCVAQDATSIKKQQFFSLSSAYGIGNVIPTSPFVMGDNLNGKPIDKYQYLSVKALWQNPGYTHWQREYRSPYYGVGLSLGDFFNSKEVGYPLSLYGILGVPIKRWRKIEVFSEFQFGMTGNWKYYDSISNPKNIVIGGGHTVHLDVGFKLIYNIDRHFDLGAGCSFIHFSNGGFERPNRGFNIYSPNLELKYRFAARPDYRVVPKANKLKKSHNLLIMLGYGDYQLVKHELDTNYFAFAGISLIYLNQLTNAFRLGGGTDLNYWWGLNANPDGTYAGYSFDNITVGLIIQPEFMISKLTLVGGVGVYAHHKDYGSFKQLYQRLGVRFDVYKNYSVGINIRAINFMLAEVLEFNFSHRFQWEKK, via the coding sequence ATGATAAAAAAGGCTTGTATTTCAATCGTGAATTTGTTTGTATTCTTTTCATGTGTTGCTCAAGATGCTACTTCAATAAAAAAGCAACAATTTTTTTCTTTATCTTCTGCTTACGGAATTGGAAATGTGATACCTACATCTCCTTTTGTTATGGGAGATAACCTTAATGGAAAGCCTATTGATAAGTACCAATACTTATCAGTAAAAGCTTTATGGCAAAACCCCGGATACACACATTGGCAAAGAGAATATAGAAGCCCTTATTATGGAGTTGGTTTATCCCTTGGCGATTTTTTTAATTCAAAAGAAGTAGGTTACCCGCTCTCTTTATATGGGATTTTAGGTGTGCCAATTAAGAGATGGCGAAAAATTGAAGTCTTTTCAGAGTTTCAGTTTGGTATGACCGGCAATTGGAAATACTATGATTCAATCTCCAACCCTAAGAATATTGTTATTGGCGGTGGACATACGGTACATTTGGATGTAGGGTTTAAATTAATATATAATATTGACCGTCATTTTGATCTTGGTGCCGGATGCAGTTTTATACATTTCTCAAATGGAGGTTTTGAAAGACCTAACAGAGGTTTTAATATATACTCACCCAATTTAGAATTAAAATATCGATTTGCTGCAAGACCGGACTACAGAGTTGTGCCGAAGGCTAACAAATTGAAAAAATCGCATAACTTGTTGATTATGCTTGGGTATGGTGATTATCAATTAGTAAAACATGAATTAGATACGAACTATTTTGCATTTGCCGGGATTTCTTTAATTTATTTAAATCAACTAACAAATGCCTTCCGCTTAGGGGGTGGTACTGATTTGAATTATTGGTGGGGGCTTAATGCAAATCCTGATGGGACTTATGCCGGATATTCCTTTGACAATATTACAGTCGGACTCATAATCCAACCTGAGTTTATGATTAGCAAACTAACCTTGGTCGGAGGTGTTGGAGTGTATGCACATCATAAGGATTATGGTAGTTTTAAACAGTTGTATCAAAGATTGGGAGTTCGTTTTGATGTATATAAAAACTATTCTGTAGGCATTAACATTAGAGCCATTAATTTTATGTTAGCAGAAGTATTAGAATTCAATTTTTCCCATAGATTTCAATGGGAGAAGAAGTAG
- a CDS encoding hemerythrin domain-containing protein: MTQHKTNGLDLQALNELDPLKRNVEKELGQEELTPMEPPSAYELPVSDNLNFKEFAMALQILMNEHQMALEKITRFEQALVQFKKNGYKLDTFINDTFKEFFNFFDDKLLPHNQKEEKALFPFLHQRLIEVGEHSIGANPKTAIDVMEDDHIKFIQLGALTFNLLGVATRLNDIDSRNFVFDTAYENGRELVEMLKLHIYREDYTLFPLANKHLTSAELDNIEKSMCKMA; the protein is encoded by the coding sequence ATGACACAACATAAGACTAACGGACTGGATTTACAAGCACTCAACGAATTAGATCCGCTCAAACGCAATGTGGAAAAGGAGTTGGGACAAGAGGAACTTACACCAATGGAGCCTCCTTCAGCATACGAATTACCGGTGTCTGACAATCTTAATTTCAAAGAATTTGCAATGGCACTTCAAATCTTGATGAATGAGCATCAAATGGCTTTGGAAAAGATAACTCGTTTTGAACAAGCCTTGGTACAATTCAAGAAGAATGGCTATAAACTTGACACATTTATCAATGACACTTTTAAAGAATTTTTTAATTTCTTTGATGATAAACTCTTGCCTCACAACCAAAAAGAGGAAAAAGCTTTATTCCCGTTTTTGCATCAAAGATTAATAGAGGTGGGCGAACATAGTATAGGTGCCAACCCCAAAACTGCAATTGATGTAATGGAAGATGACCATATTAAGTTTATTCAGCTCGGAGCGTTGACCTTTAATCTGTTAGGTGTTGCCACTCGATTGAATGATATAGATTCAAGGAACTTTGTTTTTGATACTGCTTATGAAAATGGTCGCGAATTGGTAGAAATGCTGAAATTACACATTTACCGCGAAGATTATACTTTGTTCCCATTGGCAAATAAGCATCTGACATCAGCGGAATTGGACAATATAGAAAAGTCTATGTGTAAGATGGCTTAG
- a CDS encoding tellurite resistance/C4-dicarboxylate transporter family protein → MKKLLLDSIKTLSPSYFAMVMATGIVSSAAFFLGYSMIALTLFGLNIFLYCALCIVALLRIVWYKAEVMNDLFDHLKGMGFFTFVAATSVLGTQFVLLSVNYQFASVLWVIALIAWLVVTYTVFTNLTIKKEKPSFAEGINGAWLLAVVSTQSLAVLSSKLSMHYPDYKLVLNFFAFSMWLWGGMLYIWMISLIFYRYAFFKFSPSDLTPPYWINMGAMAISTFAGSLLIINTPNAPFLLSTLAFLKGFTIFYWATGTWWIPMLFILAFWRHVYKRFPLTYDPLYWGAVFPLGMYTVCTYEMAKAMNLEFLLPIPKYFIFIALIAWAATFYGFVSNIIKIIRLSI, encoded by the coding sequence ATGAAAAAACTATTGCTGGACTCTATAAAGACGCTATCTCCTTCTTATTTTGCTATGGTAATGGCAACCGGTATTGTGTCTTCAGCTGCATTTTTTTTGGGTTATTCAATGATTGCCTTAACACTTTTTGGTTTAAATATTTTTTTATATTGTGCCTTATGTATTGTCGCTTTATTACGTATTGTGTGGTATAAAGCAGAGGTGATGAATGATTTATTTGATCATCTGAAAGGAATGGGCTTTTTTACTTTTGTAGCTGCCACGTCAGTGCTAGGAACTCAATTTGTATTATTGTCAGTGAATTATCAATTTGCTTCTGTATTATGGGTGATTGCTTTGATTGCTTGGCTTGTTGTTACTTATACTGTCTTTACCAACCTGACTATTAAAAAAGAGAAACCTTCTTTTGCTGAAGGGATAAACGGAGCATGGTTATTGGCGGTGGTTTCAACACAAAGTCTTGCTGTATTAAGTTCAAAACTGTCTATGCACTATCCGGATTATAAACTTGTATTGAATTTTTTTGCTTTTTCTATGTGGTTATGGGGCGGAATGCTTTATATCTGGATGATTTCTCTTATTTTTTATCGATATGCTTTTTTCAAATTCTCACCCAGTGATTTGACACCGCCTTATTGGATAAACATGGGAGCAATGGCAATTTCAACTTTTGCCGGTTCTCTGTTGATTATCAATACACCCAATGCCCCTTTTCTATTGTCAACATTAGCTTTCCTGAAAGGGTTTACCATATTCTATTGGGCTACCGGAACATGGTGGATTCCGATGTTGTTTATCTTGGCATTCTGGCGTCATGTATATAAACGATTTCCTTTGACTTATGACCCCTTGTATTGGGGCGCGGTATTCCCTCTGGGAATGTACACCGTTTGTACTTATGAAATGGCTAAAGCTATGAATCTCGAGTTTTTGCTCCCCATTCCCAAATATTTTATTTTTATTGCACTGATTGCTTGGGCAGCCACATTTTATGGCTTTGTAAGTAATATAATCAAAATTATACGTTTAAGTATTTAG
- the moaA gene encoding GTP 3',8-cyclase MoaA gives MLVDSFGRVHDYLRLSLTDKCNLRCAYCMPYDLPNGFYANSIRLNADEIFAIVKVFVGLGIKKIRITGGEPLVRKEFRKIISLLSGLPVELVLSTNGVLIDEFVDDIENAGINSVNVSLDSLKQATFLSLTKRDFHQRVWTNILLLLERNFNVKVNTVAMKGMNDDEIVDFIRLTQNYPLHIRFIEYMPFMDNGWHKDKVITFEEIIALAKGKYDFEPLKIPQHSTSKDFKVKGAKGTFGVITTMSNPFCGDCNRLRLTADGKIKNCLFGKEEIDLLSGYRNNKDIKELILQSVQSKHAVMGGQFDKEGYLKTCADNIDNRSMVGIGG, from the coding sequence ATGTTGGTTGATTCATTCGGCAGAGTACATGACTATCTAAGATTGTCGCTTACAGATAAATGCAATCTACGTTGTGCATACTGTATGCCTTATGATTTGCCTAATGGATTTTATGCCAACTCAATTCGATTGAATGCTGACGAAATTTTTGCCATTGTAAAGGTTTTTGTCGGACTTGGAATTAAAAAAATCAGAATTACCGGTGGAGAGCCATTGGTCAGAAAAGAGTTTAGGAAGATAATAAGTCTTTTATCAGGTTTGCCTGTTGAACTTGTACTCTCTACCAATGGAGTGTTAATAGATGAATTCGTTGATGATATTGAGAATGCCGGTATCAATTCGGTAAATGTCAGCCTTGATTCACTCAAGCAAGCAACATTTTTATCTTTAACAAAAAGAGATTTTCATCAAAGAGTTTGGACGAATATCCTCCTTTTGTTAGAACGAAATTTTAATGTCAAGGTTAATACAGTTGCCATGAAAGGAATGAATGATGATGAGATTGTTGATTTTATAAGGCTTACGCAGAACTATCCTCTGCACATTCGTTTCATAGAATATATGCCTTTTATGGACAATGGTTGGCACAAAGATAAAGTTATAACCTTCGAAGAAATTATTGCGCTGGCAAAAGGCAAATATGACTTCGAGCCATTGAAAATACCGCAACACAGCACATCCAAAGATTTCAAAGTCAAAGGCGCAAAAGGAACTTTTGGTGTAATCACAACTATGAGTAATCCATTTTGCGGTGATTGCAACAGACTCCGATTGACAGCGGATGGTAAAATAAAGAATTGCTTGTTTGGAAAAGAAGAAATTGACTTGTTGTCCGGTTATCGAAATAATAAAGATATAAAGGAGTTGATTTTACAATCAGTTCAAAGTAAACATGCTGTGATGGGCGGTCAGTTTGACAAGGAAGGTTATCTTAAAACCTGTGCTGACAATATTGATAACAGAAGTATGGTTGGAATAGGAGGTTGA